Proteins encoded in a region of the Candidatus Cloacimonadota bacterium genome:
- a CDS encoding phosphate/phosphite/phosphonate ABC transporter substrate-binding protein: protein MKRLVFALITVILVLVACQSESTKISNANKKLGTRQKPIRMYFVPSLEAGKVVASGEAIAEALHKSTGYHFKVAVPTSYAAVIEALGNYQADIAWLPTYAYVLAKQKYNANVKLMTVRNGLNKYRGQFVAARDDIQSIEDIEGKIVAYTDAASTSGYIYPSAILKEKGIVPKDHIFAGGHPQAILAVYSGRADVACSYWSPPDSTGMPMDAREKLFETHKDIFDKVSIIGFTDWIPNDTVTFRNNMPEELEKEVVKALYDFAQTPEGKNTLKTLYDVDGLEHASDADYDVVRTALKAMNMDPESMLK from the coding sequence ATGAAAAGATTAGTCTTTGCACTTATTACCGTAATTCTTGTGCTTGTTGCGTGTCAGAGCGAAAGCACCAAGATTTCGAACGCAAATAAAAAACTGGGAACTCGGCAGAAACCAATCCGCATGTATTTTGTACCATCGCTGGAAGCCGGAAAAGTGGTGGCAAGCGGTGAGGCTATAGCCGAAGCTTTACACAAATCAACCGGGTATCATTTCAAGGTAGCCGTACCCACATCTTATGCGGCAGTAATCGAGGCTTTGGGAAATTATCAAGCAGATATCGCCTGGTTACCTACCTACGCCTATGTGCTTGCAAAACAGAAGTATAACGCTAATGTGAAACTGATGACTGTGCGTAACGGTCTCAACAAATACCGCGGACAATTTGTGGCTGCCAGAGACGACATTCAAAGCATAGAAGATATTGAAGGAAAGATAGTTGCCTATACAGATGCAGCTTCCACATCCGGCTACATCTACCCCTCTGCCATCCTCAAAGAAAAAGGCATTGTACCCAAAGACCACATCTTCGCTGGAGGTCATCCGCAGGCAATTTTAGCAGTGTATAGTGGTAGAGCAGATGTAGCATGTAGCTATTGGAGTCCTCCGGATTCTACCGGAATGCCAATGGACGCTCGCGAAAAGCTCTTCGAAACGCACAAAGACATCTTTGACAAGGTTAGCATAATCGGCTTTACGGATTGGATTCCGAATGATACGGTAACCTTCCGGAATAATATGCCGGAAGAACTAGAAAAAGAAGTTGTGAAGGCACTCTACGATTTTGCCCAAACCCCTGAAGGCAAAAACACCTTAAAAACGCTTTACGATGTTGACGGCTTAGAACACGCTTCCGATGCAGATTATGATGTGGTACGCACCGCACTCAAAGCCATGAATATGGACCCCGAATCCATGTTGAAATAG
- the phnC gene encoding phosphonate ABC transporter ATP-binding protein has translation MNLLEVKKLYKSYDGVSYAVNNLSFDVDSNDFIVLLGLSGSGKSTLLRCINRLIEPTGGDVLYKGKSTISLKGKELRQYRRNIAMVFQQFNLIKNLSVLTNVLTGRLGYHGIGSAYSKTEIDAAIRNLARVGLQDFAKKQVKQLSGGQQQRVAIARALMQEPRIILADEPVASLDPATADSIMQYLAEINKEGIAVICSLHFLSLARRYGTRVLALKDGIKAFEGLPNQIDKAHFKEIYGEEAEEI, from the coding sequence TTGAATTTACTGGAAGTAAAAAAACTCTATAAAAGCTACGATGGCGTTTCTTACGCTGTAAATAACCTTTCTTTTGATGTGGATTCAAACGATTTTATCGTGCTCTTGGGGCTCTCTGGCAGCGGAAAATCTACTCTGCTACGCTGCATTAACCGCTTAATCGAACCCACCGGAGGAGATGTCCTGTATAAGGGAAAATCCACGATTTCTCTAAAAGGAAAAGAGCTCAGGCAATATCGCCGCAATATCGCAATGGTCTTTCAACAGTTCAATCTGATCAAAAACCTCAGTGTGCTAACCAATGTGCTTACTGGTCGTTTGGGCTACCACGGCATTGGCTCCGCCTATAGCAAAACCGAAATCGACGCTGCCATAAGAAACCTGGCTCGAGTTGGCTTGCAGGATTTTGCTAAGAAACAGGTGAAACAGCTTTCCGGCGGACAGCAACAACGGGTGGCAATCGCCCGTGCCCTAATGCAGGAGCCGCGCATCATCCTTGCTGATGAACCGGTTGCCAGTCTAGATCCTGCCACAGCAGATTCTATCATGCAATATCTGGCGGAAATCAATAAAGAAGGAATCGCTGTGATCTGCAGTTTACACTTCCTCTCTTTGGCGCGGCGTTACGGCACCAGAGTATTGGCACTCAAAGACGGCATCAAAGCCTTTGAAGGCTTGCCAAATCAGATCGATAAAGCCCATTTCAAAGAAATCTACGGCGAAGAAGCTGAGGAAATATAA
- the mce gene encoding methylmalonyl-CoA epimerase, with amino-acid sequence MLKHISHIGIAVKNLEEGIAFYQKLGLTLEGTEEVPSQMVRVAFFPIGDTRIELLAPTSEESPIAKFIEKKGEGIQHIAFAVDDLPQTLKNTEEDGIRLIDKEPRPGAHGADIAFLHPKSTGGVLIEFCKEKH; translated from the coding sequence ATGCTAAAACACATCAGCCATATCGGGATTGCAGTAAAAAATCTGGAAGAAGGAATTGCCTTTTACCAAAAGCTTGGCCTTACTCTCGAGGGAACCGAAGAAGTTCCATCACAGATGGTGAGAGTTGCTTTTTTCCCAATCGGAGATACAAGAATTGAACTGCTTGCTCCTACTTCTGAGGAAAGCCCTATCGCCAAATTCATCGAGAAAAAAGGCGAAGGCATTCAGCATATTGCCTTTGCGGTAGATGATCTTCCTCAAACTCTTAAAAACACCGAAGAAGATGGAATCCGACTTATCGACAAAGAACCCCGACCAGGAGCGCATGGCGCCGATATAGCTTTTCTACACCCCAAATCCACTGGCGGTGTGCTTATAGAATTCTGTAAAGAAAAACACTGA